The following is a genomic window from Adhaeribacter radiodurans.
TTTCCGGAGTATTACCACTGTAATCCATTTCTTCGGCTGGTGTAGGCTCGTAACCGGCCGCCCGAATAATCCAGGCCAAAATATTTCGGTAAGCTTTACCAATTGCCCGGGTCTGTGCCATGGAAGCAATCGCAAATTCCTGGTAATACTTTTTACCTTGCTCTTTATTAGAACAAATAGCAAAACCAGCTCCCACAATTTGTTCTGTACGTAAATTAAGCAAATTAACCTTTGCCTGATACTTTAGTTCGGTATCGGTACTTACGTTAATTACATGTTCCACTACGGGCAGAATACCCAATCGGGAACCAGCGTATTGCCATCCTTCTACGTTCACGTATTCCTTGCCTTGAATATTTTGATACAATTTATTCTCTTTGATAAACTTCGCAAGGTCGATGGCCAGGTGCATGGTTTCGTCAGATTTCGCGATATCGTAACTCTCGATTCGCGCCTTCTTAACTAACTTGTCTTCTTTAATTTCCTGATTCATTTCTTTGTTTTTATGTTCAAATTAAAAACATATCTCTTTAGTATTTGGTGCCATTATGCTAATAAAAAAAGCAAATTATTCTACCTGATTATCAACATCTTACAATAAAGTTTTTAGCAATTTTTCAACTCATTTTTACCTAAAAAAATGAAGGTGAAAAAGCATTACATTTATACTCTAAAAATATTGTTTCTCCCAAGCAGGGAAGCTTTTCTACTATTTTAAAGTAATAAGGTTTCAATTTTATATTTGCTTGATAATATGCGTTTTAATTACTTAAAATATAGTTTTCCTTTCTTATAGCATACCTAGGTTTAGCCAATTGTTTTAAATTAAAGCTCCAAGTTTATTTGGTATGCAGTTTTAGGGCAAACAGAAGATTTTAGTAGTTGAGTAACAAAAGAAGTGCTTTGTGCCTGAATGAAACTCAAAGTAATTGAAACTGGGAAAGTAGCAGTATATTAGTTGAGCTTTATTGAAGATAAATAAGAAATGCCAGATTAATATTTTACTAAATTATTTAGCATTAAAAATCTGGTAAGAACTATTATCCAATTAATTATTATTGATTAATTGGCTCAATTTAAAATAAGAGTCTGTTTTAAATTGAGCCAATTAAAAGTACCAGTTGGGTGTTTGCACCGGAAAGTAATCCGTGAAGAATTATAATAGGTAGTGAAGATGCCCTAGATTTTATTCTTTGCTTTTATCGAAATACGAAACAATTTCTTAATTTAAAAGATAACCATCTTTCATTACTAATTTCCGGTCGGCCATTTCGGCTAGATGCTCGTTGTGGGTTACGATAACAAATGTTTGGTGCAAATCGCGGCGCAAGCGGAAGAAAATTTCGTGGAGTTCTCTGGCATTTTCCGAATCTAAATTACCGCTGGGTTCATCGGCAAAAATAATTTCCGGAGCATTTATTAAAGCGCGGGCAACGGCAGTGCGCTGCTGCTCCCCTCCCGACATTTCCGAAGGTTTATGCTCGAACCGGTGACCCAAGTTCAACATTTTTAATAATTCTTTAGCGCGGGTAGTTACTTCTTCCTCGGGGCGACCAGCTAAAAAACCAGGTAAACACACATTCTCCACCGCAGTAAACTCCGGCAATAAATTATGAAACTGGAAAATAAACCCAATGTGCTGATTACGAAACCGGGCCAATTCTACACTTTTGTATTTATTTACCGCATTTCCGTTAAAAAACACTTCTCCTTGATCAGCATTATCTAAAGTTCCTAAAATATGAAGTAGAGTGCTTTTACCCGCTCCCGATGAACCAACAATCGAAACAATCTCCCCTTTGGCAATCTGGAGCGTAATACCTTTCAGAACGGGCAGAGCTCCGTATGATTTATGAATATTTGTAGCGTGCAGCAAGAAGGTTAAAATTTTAATGTCTCCGAAGAGTAGTTATCGGTAAATCTAGATAAAAGTTACCATTATTTACAAATTAGTAAGCCTAGGTTTTAAATTAAGATTTAATTATTCAAAAATTTTACTCACTTAATTAATTAAATACGCTTTCTGTTTCTTCCTTGAAAAATTAGCGGATGAACTTAACTTTTAATAATTTACCTTACCCAACTAATTATACCTGAAATTAAATGGCTATTGGAAGATCTTTCCCCGTGCTGCTGCTTATTTTTTTATGCATGATGGTCCTTATTGTCTGTTTCCGGATACAGCCAAACGTTACCTCTACTCCCGCATTTAAAAGTAAAATTACTTTCCGGGGAGTAAATTGGGTAGCCGGCGATTCGGTAACTTTAAATCAGATAGTAGCCCTAAAACAGCAAAATATAGAATGGATGGCGCAAACGCCGTTTGGCTGGCAGCAGAAGTATAACACCCCGGAATTAAACATTAATACGCACGTAAGTAAAAGCTTTTGGGGAGAAAGCGATCAGGGTTTAATGCACACCACGCGGTTAGCGAAAGAAGCAGGCATAAAAACTTTGCTAAAACCCCATATTTGGTTAAGAGATCGGGATCAAAATAAGTGGATCGGAGACATAGAAATGACCAGCGAAGCTGACTGGAAAGCCTGGTTTACAAATTATTCGGCATTTATTTTACATTATGCCCGCTTAGCCGAACAAAACCAGATAGAAGCTCTTTGTATTGGTACCGAGTTAATGAAACCAGCCATTACCCGCGAAAAAGAATGGCGCCAGTTGATTTACGATATTCGGCAAGTTTACCATGGTCAGCTTACTTATGCGGCAAATTGGTACCTGGAATACGAAAAAATAAAATTCTGGGACGCGCTCGACTTTATCGGGGTACAAGGTTACTTTCCGCTCACCAAAAAAAATAATCCCACTTTATCTGAGCTTCAGGCCGGTTGGAAGCCATATTTAAGTGATTTAGAAAAAATAGCTAGTAAATTTCAAAAGCCGGTAGTTTTTACGGAAGTAGGCTACAAAAGCACCCCCGATGCTGCCGTGGAACCCTGGAAATGGCCGGAAAGAGGAATTACATCCGAACAAGATGAGTCACTTAAAACCCAAGCCATATGTTATGATGCTCTATTTCAGACTCTTTGGCAAAAGCCTTGGTTTGGCGGTACTTTTATCTGGAAATGGTACCCACAAGTCCGCGATAATGGCCGCGACCACCGCGACTTTACGCCCCAGCACAAACCCGCCGAAAAGATTTTAGCAGACTGGTACGGATCAGTCCATAGACGATAGACTATGGACTATAGACAATGGACTATCAACTAATAAAAATTTGAAATAATAAGATTATCGTTTACTTTCGTGCCATACGAAATGCTCCTAACATGAACATACACGAATATCAGGGAAAAGAAATTTTAAAAAGTTATGGTGTACGGGTACAGGAAGGCATTATTGCCCGCAACCCCGACCAAGCCGTAGAAGCCGCTAAACGCCTGACGGCCGAAACCGGTACCGGTTGGCATGTTGTTAAAGCCCAAATTCATGCGGGTGGACGCGGTAAAGGCGGCGGAGTTAAAGTGGCCAAAAACCTGGATCAGGTACGCGAGCTTGCTTCGCAAATATTAGGTATGACTCTGGTAACCCCCCAAACGGGCCCGGAAGGTAAAGTAGTACATAAAATATTAATTGCTCAGGATGTTTACTATCCGGGGCCTACTGAGCCAAAGGAATTTTACATGAGTATCTTACTCGATCGGGCAAAAGGTCAGAATGTAATTATGGCCAGCACCGAAGGCGGGATGGATATTGAAGAAGTAGCTGAAACCCATCCGGAAAAAATTATTAAAGAATGGATTGATCCGGCCGTAGGTTTACAAGCTTTCCAGGCACGTAAAGTTGCTTTTGCTTTTGGTCTGGAAGGAGAAGCCTTTAAAGAAATGGTAAAGTTTATTACCGCGCTTTATAAGGCATATTTAGATACCGATGCTTCGCAGTTTGAAATTAACCCGGTTTTAAAAACGTCGGATAATAAAATATTGGCGGTAGATGCCAAAGTAAACCTAGACGATAATGCCCTTTACCGCCATCGGGCTTTTGAAGACCTGCGCGACTTTAACGAAGAAGATCCTCTAGAAGTAGAAGCTAGTGCCAGTAACTTAAATTACGTTAAGTTAGATGGTAACGTAGGTTGTATGGTAAACGGAGCGGGTTTGGCTATGGCAACTATGGATATTATTAAGCTATCGGGTGGTGAGCCGGCTAACTTCCTGGACGTTGGAGGTGGAGCAAACGCCCAAACCGTAGAAGCTGGTTTCCGGATTATTTTAAAAGATCCCAACGTAAAAGCTATTTTAATTAATATTTTTGGAGGTATTGTTCGTTGCGACCGCGTAGCGAACGGAGTAGTAGAAGCCTACAAAAACATTGGCGATATTCAGGTTCCGATTATTGTGCGCTTACAAGGCACTAATGCCGAAGAAGGCGCCCGCATTATAGATGAATCTGGTTTAAAAGTTTACTCTGCCGTTTTGTTAAAAGATGCCGCTCAGCGCGTAAAAGAAGTATTGGCTTAATTTTCATTCACTTCTAAAACCTTTGTATAATAAGGCCACTTCTTTCGAGGTGGCCTTTTGTTTTATAGGTATTAAGCTATTCTACACTACTTCCAGTTGTACGTCAATGTTACCCCGGGTACCTACCGAATACGGACACACCTCATGGGCTTTATTTACTATCTCAACTGCCTGCTCGTGATCTATGCCTTTTAAATCTACTACTAATTTAACGCCTAACCCATACTTCTCGTTGTCTACTTGTAATAAGCTTACGTGAGCAGTAACGGTAGATTCTCGGTCTAAGCGAATATTTTGCTTGCCTGCCACCAACAAAACGGCGCTCTGAAAACAAGAAGCATAGCCCGCTGCAAACAATTGCTCTGGATTACTACTTCCCTTTTTGCCTCCTAATCCTTCCGGCACATTTACTTCCAGATCAATAATTCCATCCGATGATTTTACGTGGCCGCTGCGACCTCCGGTAGCCGTTACTTCGGCAGTATACAAGGTTTTCATAGTTCTAGTTTTAATTGAAAAATAATTCTTAATGGTTTACTTAATAAGTTTAAAGAGTTTATTTAACAGATTTTTAAAAGTTTTGTTAAGAAACGGTGTTCTTATTTTTAAATTTTATTTTGTAAACCAAGAGTATTTAGCTTTTTAAAGCAATTTTTTAGCGGAGGTAACGTAAGCAAATACAGGAAAAACCAGTAGCTATAAGAACTATTTTACTTTTATCTGGTATAAAGCAAAACGAACAAACAACCTTATCTTATTTATCTAAACTTAAAACGATGAGTATAGAAGCCTTAAAATTAATTCCGCAAGAAGAATCGTTTAATGAAACTTCCTTCGAGCAGGAAATTACCAATCGCCACCAACTTCAGGATCGTCCGGCTATATTAGAAACAATAAAAACAATATTAAAATTAATTAATCCGGTGCGCGTAAATGGGGCGGGCAATCATGAAATAACAACTCTATTCCGCGATATTGTATTTAAAAACCGTAATATGATTGGAACTACCGGATTAAGTCAATTAGCTGAAGCGAATTTAAGCGACGAGAACGGCACCTTAACCGACAAAGGAGTTGAATTAGTAAAAGCAATTGCCGGTTCTTACAAAGGAGTTGAAGGCGAATTAGCTTATTAATAACAAGAGTATAAAAGCCATTTTAACAAGCATTAAACCCTATATTGATTAAAATTAAGCTAAATTTTCTTTATGAATACAAATAAAAAAGAGAAGCCTTAGTTAAGCCTTCTCTTTTTACTAAACATTTAAGTTAATTTATTTACCGCTGTGCACTACTGGTGTTTTATTTAATTTACTGTGCTTACGGCTGTAAAAGAAATAAACAACTAACCCAATAACTAGCCAACCTATTAGCCGGTACCAGGTATGAATATTTAAACTGGCCATCATGGCAAAGCAAACCAACATACCTAATATTGGCACTAAAGGCACCCATGGCGTCCGGAATGGTCGGGCACGCTCTGGTTCATGTACCCGCATGTACCAAACTCCACCGCAAACAATAACAAAGGCCAGTAAAGTACCAATTGAAGTCATCTCTCCTAACTGAGCAATTGGTAAAGCACCGGCAGTAATTGCACAAACTATCCCAATCAAAATAGAGCTAACGTAAGGTGTTTGATATTTTGGATGCACCTTCCCGAACAAAGGTGGAATAAGACCATCGCGCGACATAGAATAGAAAATACGCGGCTGCCCCAACAACATTACCAGCATTACCGAACTTAAGCCAGCTATTGCTCCAATTTTAATTAAATCCCGCAACACAGTATAACCGGTAACTTCGATACCAATAGCGATAGGTTCTGCTACGTTTAATTGACGGTAATCTACTAATCCTGTTAAAATACCCGACACTAAAATATACAGAATGGTACAAATTACTAATGACCCTAAAATACCAATAGGCATGTCGCGTTGCGGGTTTTTAGCTTCCTGAGCAGCCGTGCTAACGGCATCAAAACCAATATAGGCAAAGAAAATAACCCCCGCTGCCCGCATAATACCACTCCAGCCATAATGGCCAAACTCGCCGGTGTTGTCAGGTATAAAAGGTGTCCAGTTTTGAGCAGCTACTTCCGGATTACGAAGCAAATAATATCCACCAGCCAAAATAAAAGCCAGTACCACAAACAACTTCATAAATACTATTAAATTATTAAAGCGAGCTGATTCCTGAATCCCAATAATCAGAATAATGGTTATTAAAATAATAGCACTGGCGGCTACAAAGTTAAATACACCCGTAGCATGGGGTAATGAAGCAATGTCAATGCCTTGAGATGCATATTGATGTGTGAGCTGATCTGTAACCTGTAACCAGGCACTGGTTTTAGGGTCTTGAATTAAAGAAATTCCGGGAGCATTCCACCATTCGGGCGCAATATTAATATTTAAATCCCGGAGAAAACTCACTACGTAACCACTCCAACCAACGGCCACAGTAGCTGCGCCAAACATATATTCCAGAATTAAATCCCACCCTATAATCCAGGCAATTAATTCTCCTAAAGTGGCATAACCATACGTATATGCAGACCCGGCAATCGGAATCATAGACGCAAATTCGGCGTAACACAAACCTGCAAAGGCGCAGGCAATACCCGCCACAATAAAGGAAACAACTAAGCCCGGCCCGGCAAATTGTGCGGCCGCACTCCCGGTAAGAACAAAAATACCTGTTCCAATAATGGCTCCAATGCCCAATAAAATTAAATTAGTAGCCGATAAAGTACGTTTAAGGGTATGCGAATGACCATCGCCGCCACCACCTTCCGACTCCTGAATTAATTTAGTGATTGATTTTTTTGCAAATAAATTAGATGCCATTCGTTTGTCTTAAATTTTGAAACCTTAAAGTTTTAGTAAAAATGTAGTGCCCTTGCCAGATATAATTAAAAACTAGTCCGTTAACTGAATAATATCTTAAGCATTAAAATTTAACAATAATACGCCCTTAAATTAAGTAAATTTTGCAATTTGTTGAACAGGCAGCCTAAAACATTTTAATCTTACCACCTTTAATCACGTAAACTATACAAACTAAATAAGATAAATTGTATTAACTGGCTGAACTTCTAAAATTGCCCCAAGTGGCTCTTAATTCAGGTGAACTGTTAAAAATAAGATTTAACAATTTTTACTAAGGTATATCTTTTTTATTTTATTTAAGTAAAAACCGGTAACACTAGTATATACACAACATTGTAAATTCACCTTACATCAACAAATACTTACTATGGATCATTACCCGTTAAAACCAGAAAACATGCGAGCGCCAGCGAACTTGAGCCGGGCAGAAATTCAACAAAGTTTAGAGGAATTAGATAATAAAATTAAAATTTTACAAGGCCGGGCCCACGCTACCACCGCTGATTCAAATCATACTTATCATGAGCATATAGCTGGGTTAGAGAAAAAACGCGCTTTACTGGCGCAAAAATTAGAGGCTACCCAAGACGAAACTTCTAACACTTGGACGGACATTAAAAACGGTTTACAAAACCTGAAAGATGAAATCCGGAATATGCTTGATTAGCTAAAATTTATTTTTTTAAACAATTAACTAAACCAGTTTGAAAGATTGGCTTATGGTAACTTTATATGCACTCATAAGCTAAAGTATAGAGTAAATAAACCTCATCGATAATACCAACTAGGATTTAGTAAATACCACATAAGTTTTAAAGAAGCAAACCCGGTAGGTTTCAAAACTACTGGGTTTAAGCTCAGTAGACCTATGTCCATTTAATTTTTGAATTAGGATAAAGCCCACAAAACAGAAAAGCCGAATATGTAGTATATATTCGGCTTTTCTGTTTTTTAGGCGAAAGTTTAATCTACATTATCATGCAGAAACTTGTTATCACCCAGAATATCGTTATCATCACTTAAATTAAAGCGGGAAATATTACGGTTAGAAGAATGGGGTACATTCTCCAGGGCAACATTCCGACGCAAGTAAGCAGGAACTTCTAACTTTTCTTTAATAGCTTCATTCGTAATTTCACTGCTTAACCGACGCAAACGTTCGCGGCGTTCCAGTGATTTTTGCTGCAAATTATTTAACTCCTCTTCGGCTGGTGTATTTGTAACCACATCACCTGTTTCTTCGGGAGTAAAAACTTCGTGTTGCGATTCTAAATCAAAAACAATTTTAGCCGGCTCTGCTGGTACCCGCGTTGGCACCGGTGCTGGAGCGGGCGTAGAAACAGGAACCGGAATTGGAGTTGGCGAAGCGTCCTGTACAGGTACTCTTACAGGAGCAGCCGGACGAGCAGGTTCCGCCTCTTCTTTAACAACTACACTCCGATCGGTATCGAAAATGTTGATTTGGGGGTCAGTTTCCGGGTAAGTGTTTTTTTTTACCTGACCGGTATTAATAGTTACTGCTTCACGGGCAAAACCAGTAGCAATTACCGTTACCCGAATGCTTTGACCTAATTCCGGATCAATCCCGTGTCCGAAAATTACTTCCGCTTCTTCTCCGGCTTTTTCCTGGATATATTCCGTTATTTCGGTCAATTCGTCCATTTCCAGTTCAGCCTGATCGCCTGACATGATAGAAAGCAATATCTTTTGCGCTCCGTGAATGTCGGTGTTATTCAATAATGGCGACGATAAAGCTTCTTCGGCAGCCCGCAAAGCCCGGTTTTCTCCTTCGGTAGTAGCAGATCCCATTACGGCCGCGCCTGAATCTTTCATTACTGTTTTTACATCTTCAAAGTCTACGTTTACTTCGGAGGTAACAGTAATAATTTCGGCAATACTTTTGGCAGCAGTAGTTAAAACATTATCCGCCTTTGCAAAAGCCTGCCGGATAGGCAAATTGCCAAAAATTTCCCGTAGTTTGTCATTCAGAATTACTAAAACCGTATCACAATTTTCGCTCAGGTCTTTAATTCCTCTTTCGGCAGCGTCCCGTTTCTTCTTACCTTCAAATATAAAAGGAGCAGTAACAATACCAACCGTTAGTATATCGAGTTCTTTTGCAATTTTCGCAATTACAGGGGCTGCGCCCGTACCGGTACCACCGCCCATACCAGCCGTAATAAATACCATTTTAGTATCATTACCCAATAGTTCCCGGATTTGTTCACGGCTTTCGATAGCCGCTTGCTTACCGCGCTCCGGATTAGCTCCAGCGCCTAAACCTTCGGTTAAATCAACGCCAATTTGCAATTTATTGGGTACATTGCTGCTTTTCAGAGCCTGTGCGTCGGTATTACATACCACAAATTCTACATCTTTAATGCCCTGACCACACATGTGGTTTACTGCATTACTACCTCCTCCACCAACACCAATAACTTTAATGATAGATTTGCTTTGCGTAGGTATATCAAACTTATAGGATGAAAAACTCATATATAACTCTCCTTTACTAAATTCTTAATAATTTTGCTTATCGTCAAAATCGTCGATTAATAAACCTTTTGTACGGTCTATTATTTTTCTAAAAAAGTCACTACCACCCGAAGCAGTAGCAGGTTTTGCTACTCGTTCGTTTACCCGGTTTTCGGAAGTACGGGCGGCAATTTCAGTATAACGATTTAAGCGTTCATCCAAAGCTTGATAACCAGCTAATACTAACCCAACAGTGGTAGCGTACATCGGACTTTTTACAGCATCGATTTTACTTTTACCTAGATGCTCATTTGGGTAGCCAATACGGGCATCCAGGCCGGTTAAGTATTCTACTAACTGTACTAAGTTCTGTAACTGCGAACCTCCACCGGTTATTACAATGCCAGCAGCCAGACTATTCGCATATCCGCTTCTAACAATTTCTGAATAAACAAGTTCAATAATCTCTTCCATTCTTGCCTCAATTATATAAGCAAGGTTTTTAATGGAGATCTCTTTCGGGGTACGGTCGCGTAAGCCCGGTATAGAAACAATCTCGTTATCGGATGCTTCGTCGGCAATGGCTTTACCAAACCGTACTTTTAATTGCTCGGCTTGGTTTTGCATAACCATGCAGCCTTGCTTAATATCGGTGGTTACTATATTGCCACCGAAAGGTAAAACTGCGGCATGCCGGATAATATTGTCTTTGAAAATGGCCAGGTCAGTGGTTCCACCTCCAATATCAACCAAAGCTACGCCCGCATCTTTTTCTTCTTCGCTTAACACGGACATACACGATGCCAGCGGTTCCAAAATCAAATTGTCGATTTCCAAGCCAGCCCGGGTAACGCATTTGTTAATGTTGTTAATGGCGTTAGACTGCGCGGTTATGATGTGGAAATTTCCCTCTAAGCGAACTCCCGACATTCCTACCGGATCCACAATGCCTTCTTCGTAATCCACTTTGTAATCTTGCGGCATTACGTGAATAATTTCGCTTCCTGGCGGTGTTACCAACCGGTACATGTCGTTGGTCAGGCGGTTTACATCTTCTACGGTAATTTCATTATCCGAAGTAGCCCGGGTAATGCTGCCGTTGTGCTGCAAGCTCTTAATGTGCTGCCCGGCAATACCTACATTTACTACGCCAATGTTTATTCCGGATTGTTCTTCTGCCTGCCGGATAGCTTTGCGGATAGCATCCACGGTTTTATCGATATTGCTCACAATGCCGCGAACAACTCCTTCCGAAACCGCTTTTCCCATTCCTAAAATTTCTAACTTACCGAACTCGTTTTTCCGGCCAACCAAGGCACAAATTTTGGTTGTCCCGATATCCAAGCCTACTACAATTTTGTCGTTTTGCATATCTATATTTTATTCACAAATGATCTGATCATGAAACTCCAGGTTTACCCGTTTGTACCTGTCCCAACCCATAGCGGGAAGTACTTTTTTGTAAACAACCAACAACTTTTTAAATTTCTGTTCCACTTCATCTGGCTTGCCAAATTCAATAACCTGAGTACCTACCTGAGGCATGAAAATTACTTTACCTTTGGCATCAATCTGCATTTCCGCTAACTGCGCTTTCCAGAAAGCATCTTTTTCGATAAACTTCAGCAAGTCCAAATATGCCCGGCCTAATGAATCCTGGTAAAAGGACCGAGTTTGCGCCGGCCGAAACAAGGATCTGGTAATAGGGATCACCCGTGCGGTAAATCTTTCTGATAAAGGTAAAACATTACCTTCATCATCAATATAGACGTCCTCTTCTGAATTGTCGTGTACTAATCTGGCTATAGGCCTGTTTTGTTTAATTTTAATGTTTAAGTTACCGGCTAAATCACGATATACCTGTGCTTCCCGCACAAATTTATGCGATTTAATCCGCAATTCAAGGTTTTTTAAACCGATATCTGTGATTTTTGAACCTTCTAAAACCTTCTCACCATCATTCGTAAGAATATTTTTTACTTCCCGCTCACTAATAAAATAGTTATTATACTCATTATCAATGGACACTGAAACTTTTCGAACAGCTTTTTGAGCTTGTCTCTGCGCCACAAATACCCCCAAAAAAGCGAGTAGTAGGATGCAACAAGATGCAAAAATTATAGATATAATCTTACGCTTCTGAAACATTTTTTTTCTTTTCTAAGATGTTCTTAATTGGCTGAACCAGAGTATCTATATCGCCGGCTCCCACGGTAGCCACTACGTCAAAGTCAGGATGGTTCTCTATTTTGTCCAATACTTCCTGCTTGGACAAGAGACTTTTTTTAGGCCCGGAAATACGGTTCAACAGCATTTCGGCTGTTACTCCGGGTATTGGTTTCTCCCGGGCCGGGTAAATTTCAAGTAATTCCACTTCATTTACCTGGCTTAAACTTTGGGCAAATTCATCGGCAAAATCGCGGGTTCGGGTAAATAAATGCGGCTGAAAAATAAGCTTGATTTTTTTATCCGGGAACAATGCCTTCAAAGAAGAAACAAAGGCATTGATTTCGCTTGGGTGGTGCGCGTAATCATCAATGTAAATATGATCCTGCGTTTCGGCCACAAATTCAAAACGCCGCTTTACTCCCCGGTAAGCCGCTACCCCAGCTCGAATCTGGTGCGATGGCACACGCATTAATTGAGCCGTAACGCAAGCCGCTAAAGCATTTTCAACATTATGGAAACCAGGAACCGCTAGCTCCAATCCCGGCAAAACTCCGGTAGGTGTAACAACATTAAATTTAAAACGGTGTTCCTCGATAGAAATGGTTCCGGCATTAATTTCTGCCCGCTCCAATCCGTAATTCAAGACCTTAACGGAAGACTCTATTTT
Proteins encoded in this region:
- a CDS encoding cell division protein FtsQ/DivIB, giving the protein MAQRQAQKAVRKVSVSIDNEYNNYFISEREVKNILTNDGEKVLEGSKITDIGLKNLELRIKSHKFVREAQVYRDLAGNLNIKIKQNRPIARLVHDNSEEDVYIDDEGNVLPLSERFTARVIPITRSLFRPAQTRSFYQDSLGRAYLDLLKFIEKDAFWKAQLAEMQIDAKGKVIFMPQVGTQVIEFGKPDEVEQKFKKLLVVYKKVLPAMGWDRYKRVNLEFHDQIICE
- the murC gene encoding UDP-N-acetylmuramate--L-alanine ligase: MRTDKYKYIYFLGIGGIGMSAIARYFNAKGLPVWGYDKTPTPLTQALTEEGIQIHFEDNINLIPEEVKQNQEQTLVVLTPAIPADHREWQYLRENGFEIKKRSEVLGIITANAFTIAVAGTHGKTTTSSMIAHLLHHAGVNCSAFLGGISVNLNSNLLLGKDEDGREIIVVEADEYDRSFLRLFPDIAIVTSTDADHLDIYGDKEELIHSFQEFIGQIKPKGSLLLNTKSDSRVTAKIESSVKVLNYGLERAEINAGTISIEEHRFKFNVVTPTGVLPGLELAVPGFHNVENALAACVTAQLMRVPSHQIRAGVAAYRGVKRRFEFVAETQDHIYIDDYAHHPSEINAFVSSLKALFPDKKIKLIFQPHLFTRTRDFADEFAQSLSQVNEVELLEIYPAREKPIPGVTAEMLLNRISGPKKSLLSKQEVLDKIENHPDFDVVATVGAGDIDTLVQPIKNILEKKKNVSEA